A genome region from Sebastes umbrosus isolate fSebUmb1 chromosome 22, fSebUmb1.pri, whole genome shotgun sequence includes the following:
- the ufsp1 gene encoding inactive Ufm1-specific protease 1 isoform X1, protein MKQSCPKAPEGIIVSRNIIASAQRGTVIAVTPGDFRMNSPCDEQLGTFLSSNVSHLMQNMDKMDRNVAGGCEEIDWGGSGAEEGTIMKNILLKSIHTGLSYPLTDSVKCSLIKGDYLYFHYGCDGQDDRGWGCGYRTIQTMASWLCHNCCPLEVKRRPPPSLPEIQQALVTMGDKPDSCSGSREWIGTFEASLVLDYFYDVPCKVVHVRGGGAELEHVAVEELHQHFDKHGSPVMMGGDRDNSSKGILGVCTGDEGSYLLVVDPHYYGGQLEKTELQRRGWVAWKRVSSLDQSSFYNLCMPQTAKKGT, encoded by the coding sequence ATGAAACAGAGTTGTCCAAAAGCTCCTGAAGGCATCATCGTCAGTCGGAACATTATCGCAAGTGCACAGAGGGGGACAGTTATTGCAGTTACACCAGGCGACTTCCGGATGAACAGTCCATGTGATGAACAGCTGGGAACATTTTTGAGTTCAAATGTATCACATTTAATGCAAAATATGGATAAAATGGATAGAAATGTAGCAGGGGGGTGTGAGGAGATTGACTGGGGAGGAAGTGGAGCTGAAGAGGGCACGATTATGAAGAATATCTTATTAAAGAGCATCCACACCGGTCTTTCTTATCCACTCACAGACTCTGTGAAATGTTCTCTGATTAAAGGAGACTATCTCTACTTCCATTATGGCTGTGATGGACAAGACGACAGAGGCTGGGGATGTGGATACCGCACCATCCAGACTATGGCTTCCTGGCTTTGCCATAACTGCTGTCCACTTGAGGTCAaacgcagacctccaccaagccTCCCAGAGATCCAGCAAGCCTTGGTCACCATGGGGGACAAACCAGACTCCTGCTCCGGCTCCAGGGAGTGGATAGGAACATTCGAAGCCTCCCTGGTCCTCGACTATTTCTACGATGTTCCCTGCAAAGTGGTGCACGTTAGAGGTGgaggagcagagctggagcatGTTGCAGTGGAGGAGCTCCATCAGCACTTTGACAAGCATGGATCTCCAGTGATGATGGGAGGGGACAGGGACAACTCCTCCAAGGGGATATTAGGGGTGTGCACTGGGGACGAGGGCAGCTACTTGCTAGTCGTTGACCCTCACTACTATGGAGGTCAGCTGGAGAAGACAGAGCTGCAGAGGCGGGGGTGGGTGGCGTGGAAAAGAGTTTCATCTCTGGATCAGTCTTCTTTTTATAATCTGTGTATGCCTCAGACTGCCAAAAAAGGAACATAA
- the ufsp1 gene encoding inactive Ufm1-specific protease 1 isoform X2: MASWLCHNCCPLEVKRRPPPSLPEIQQALVTMGDKPDSCSGSREWIGTFEASLVLDYFYDVPCKVVHVRGGGAELEHVAVEELHQHFDKHGSPVMMGGDRDNSSKGILGVCTGDEGSYLLVVDPHYYGGQLEKTELQRRGWVAWKRVSSLDQSSFYNLCMPQTAKKGT, from the coding sequence ATGGCTTCCTGGCTTTGCCATAACTGCTGTCCACTTGAGGTCAaacgcagacctccaccaagccTCCCAGAGATCCAGCAAGCCTTGGTCACCATGGGGGACAAACCAGACTCCTGCTCCGGCTCCAGGGAGTGGATAGGAACATTCGAAGCCTCCCTGGTCCTCGACTATTTCTACGATGTTCCCTGCAAAGTGGTGCACGTTAGAGGTGgaggagcagagctggagcatGTTGCAGTGGAGGAGCTCCATCAGCACTTTGACAAGCATGGATCTCCAGTGATGATGGGAGGGGACAGGGACAACTCCTCCAAGGGGATATTAGGGGTGTGCACTGGGGACGAGGGCAGCTACTTGCTAGTCGTTGACCCTCACTACTATGGAGGTCAGCTGGAGAAGACAGAGCTGCAGAGGCGGGGGTGGGTGGCGTGGAAAAGAGTTTCATCTCTGGATCAGTCTTCTTTTTATAATCTGTGTATGCCTCAGACTGCCAAAAAAGGAACATAA
- the si:dkey-85k7.10 gene encoding endonuclease domain-containing 1 protein translates to MMMPTPVNCALPLASVVAVLTCVLLQGAQAGVVGDFNHVERCKDSLFMGTPPRGYLSNSFTKICQRYEDKPRYVTLYDPNRHIPIYSAYTFKKSDGEKKVDFPWMFEPQLASEKSSSNMEPFPQSSNMHMNFEDTQAVLEDYADVVQYERGQLNPDEHQADPLDKASTYSLTNVVPQIREFNMGPWAEHQDLIRKRLNNYCRGKAFVVTGITTSGHTIRRNNLDRVAVPEYVWSAYCCVEFDQNAPYFVRYKFPVFAAYGLNDRVNNHMVEVPLKNLEKFLKGRMDVDKNFQIFYSDCVPDN, encoded by the exons ATGATGATGCCTACACCGGTAAACTGCGCCTTACCCCTGGCGTCTGTCGTGGCCGTGCTGACCTGTGTGCTGCTGCAGGGGGCCCAGGCAGGAGTGGTGGGAGACTTCAACCATGTGGAGCGCTGTAAGGACTCTCTCTTCATGGGCACTCCACCCAGAGGCTACCTCAGCAACTCCTTTACCAAGATCTGCCAGAGATACGAGGACAAACCCCGTTATGTCACCCTGTACGACCCCAACAGACACATCCCCATCTATTCGGCCTACACATTCAAGAAGTCAGACGGGGAGAAGAAGGTGGACTTCCCGTGGATGTTTGAACCCCAG TTGGCGTCAGAGAAGAGCAGCAGTAACATGGAGCCCTTCCCTCAATCTTCAAACATGCATATGAACTTTGAGGACACCCAGGCAGTCCTGGAGGACTACGCCGACGTGGTTCAGTACGAACGCGGCCAGCTAAACCCCGACGAGCATCAGGCCGACCCTCTGGACAAAGCCTCCACCTACAGCTTGACCAACGTGGTACCCCAGATCAGGGAGTTCAACATGGGTCCCTGGGCGGAACACCAGGACCTCATCCGCAAACGTCTCAACAACTACTGCCGCGGCAAAGCCTTCGTGGTCACTGGGATCACCACCTCCGGGCACACGATCCGTCGCAACAACCTGGACCGGGTGGCCGTGCCGGAGTACGTGTGGTCGGCGTACTGCTGCGTCGAGTTTGACCAAAACGCGCCGTACTTTGTGCGCTACAAGTTCCCCGTGTTTGCGGCGTATGGGCTGAACGATCGCGTCAACAACCACATGGTGGAAGTTCCTCTCAAGAACCTGGAGAAGTTTCTCAAGGGGAGGATGGATGTGGATAAGAACTTCCAGATTTTCTATAGTGACTGTGTGCCAGATAACTGA